One window of the Gordonia westfalica genome contains the following:
- a CDS encoding SDR family NAD(P)-dependent oxidoreductase: MSVMDLFDTTGKVVIVTGASSGLGVSFARGFAEAGADVVLAARRAEKLADTAAAVEALGRKALVVPTDVSDPEQCQRVVDAAMETFGKVDVLINNAGVGTAYPATRETPDQFRDVIDINLNGSYWMAQACGRVMQPGSAIINISSILGITTAGLPQAAYAASKAGVIGLTRDLAQQWGTRKGIRVNAIAPGFFESEMTDTYKPGYLDSLMPRVVLGRTGHGEEIAATAIWLSSAAAGYVTGQTLAVDGGVTIT, from the coding sequence ATGTCCGTGATGGATCTGTTCGACACCACCGGCAAGGTGGTCATCGTGACCGGCGCTTCGTCGGGACTCGGCGTGTCCTTCGCCCGCGGGTTCGCCGAGGCGGGCGCCGACGTGGTGCTCGCGGCGCGTCGGGCCGAGAAGCTCGCCGACACCGCCGCCGCCGTGGAAGCGCTGGGCCGCAAGGCGCTCGTGGTCCCCACCGACGTCTCCGATCCCGAGCAGTGCCAGCGCGTCGTCGATGCCGCGATGGAGACCTTCGGCAAGGTCGACGTGCTGATCAACAACGCCGGTGTCGGCACCGCCTACCCCGCGACCCGTGAGACCCCGGACCAGTTCCGCGATGTCATCGACATCAACCTCAACGGCTCCTACTGGATGGCGCAGGCGTGTGGCCGCGTCATGCAGCCCGGCAGCGCGATCATCAACATCTCGTCGATCCTCGGCATCACCACCGCCGGACTGCCGCAGGCCGCCTATGCCGCGAGCAAGGCCGGCGTCATCGGCCTCACCCGCGACCTCGCACAGCAGTGGGGCACCCGTAAAGGCATTCGCGTCAACGCCATCGCGCCCGGATTCTTCGAGAGCGAGATGACCGACACCTACAAGCCGGGCTACCTCGACTCGCTGATGCCGCGCGTCGTCCTCGGCCGCACCGGCCACGGCGAGGAGATCGCCGCCACCGCGATCTGGCTGTCCTCGGCGGCCGCCGGCTACGTCACCGGCCAGACCCTCGCAGTCGACGGTGGCGTGACAATCACCTAG
- the groL gene encoding chaperonin GroEL (60 kDa chaperone family; promotes refolding of misfolded polypeptides especially under stressful conditions; forms two stacked rings of heptamers to form a barrel-shaped 14mer; ends can be capped by GroES; misfolded proteins enter the barrel where they are refolded when GroES binds) encodes MAKELRYNAEARLRLERGVNALADAVKVTLGPKGRNAVLEKLTGPPTITNDGVTIAREIQLRDPFANMGAQLVKEVAMKTNGVVGDGTTTATVLAQAMVREGLRAVEQGANPMRVRRGIERAISTVVDALSDQSVSLGGRSDLERIATLAASDDEVIGSAIAAAVEYVGRNGVITTEESDTLGLSVDVVDGIEFDHGYISGYMVTNPERMEAVLDNPVVLLTNKKITSVQEIMPSIEAAKRADRPLVVLAEDVDGPALQLLVGGNMHKTMQSVVVRAPGFGHRRVAELEDLAVALGGHVIAKDTGLELSEVSLEHLGQCDRVTVTEDSTTIVGARGDQTLVDARVAQLEAQHARARIDADRDSLELRIARLTGRVAVIRVGGVTSVELKERMLRVEDALAATRAAVEDGIVSGGGTALAQAHRALDGLGDVGGDEGAGIDVVRRSMAEPLFWIATNAGFDGEEVVKVVSGLPLGHGFNAMTGDYGDMFDEGVIDPAKVTKAALESAASIAALLITTETAVVEEVLTHPGAIEAPGFGDLAEGMVRPSNIY; translated from the coding sequence ATGGCCAAGGAGTTGCGCTACAACGCCGAAGCGCGACTGCGGCTCGAGCGAGGAGTGAACGCACTCGCCGACGCGGTCAAGGTGACATTGGGACCGAAGGGCCGCAACGCGGTCCTCGAGAAGCTCACCGGCCCACCGACCATCACCAACGACGGGGTGACCATCGCCCGGGAGATCCAGCTGCGGGACCCGTTCGCGAACATGGGCGCGCAGCTGGTCAAGGAAGTCGCGATGAAGACCAACGGGGTCGTCGGTGACGGCACCACCACCGCAACCGTGTTGGCGCAGGCCATGGTTCGCGAAGGTCTGCGCGCCGTCGAGCAGGGCGCCAACCCGATGCGGGTGCGCCGCGGCATCGAGCGTGCGATCAGCACGGTCGTCGACGCGCTGTCGGATCAGTCCGTCTCGCTCGGCGGCCGCAGCGATCTCGAACGGATCGCCACCCTGGCCGCGAGCGACGACGAGGTCATCGGCTCGGCGATCGCCGCTGCGGTCGAGTACGTCGGCCGCAACGGCGTCATCACCACCGAGGAGAGCGACACCCTCGGCCTGTCGGTCGACGTCGTCGACGGGATCGAGTTCGACCACGGCTACATCTCCGGGTACATGGTCACCAATCCCGAACGGATGGAAGCGGTTCTGGACAATCCGGTGGTGTTGCTGACCAACAAGAAGATCACCTCGGTGCAGGAGATCATGCCGAGTATCGAAGCGGCCAAACGGGCCGACCGTCCGCTCGTCGTGCTCGCCGAGGACGTCGACGGTCCTGCCCTGCAGCTGCTCGTCGGCGGCAACATGCACAAGACGATGCAGTCGGTGGTGGTCCGCGCCCCGGGATTCGGTCATCGCCGCGTCGCCGAACTCGAGGATCTCGCCGTCGCCCTCGGCGGTCACGTGATCGCCAAGGACACCGGTCTCGAACTGTCCGAGGTCTCGCTCGAACACCTCGGTCAGTGCGACCGGGTGACCGTCACCGAGGACTCCACCACGATCGTCGGTGCGCGCGGCGATCAGACCCTCGTCGATGCGCGGGTCGCGCAACTGGAGGCGCAGCACGCGCGGGCACGGATCGACGCCGACCGGGACAGTCTCGAACTCCGGATCGCCCGGCTCACGGGACGGGTGGCCGTCATCCGCGTGGGCGGCGTGACCAGCGTCGAACTCAAGGAGCGCATGCTCCGCGTCGAGGATGCGCTCGCCGCAACGCGCGCCGCGGTCGAGGACGGCATCGTCTCCGGCGGTGGCACCGCGCTGGCCCAGGCGCACCGGGCCCTCGACGGGCTCGGCGACGTGGGTGGTGACGAAGGGGCCGGTATCGACGTCGTCCGCAGGTCGATGGCCGAACCGCTGTTCTGGATCGCCACCAATGCCGGCTTCGACGGCGAGGAGGTGGTCAAGGTCGTCAGCGGGCTGCCCCTCGGACACGGATTCAACGCGATGACGGGCGATTACGGCGACATGTTCGACGAGGGCGTGATCGACCCGGCCAAGGTCACCAAGGCCGCGCTGGAGAGCGCCGCGTCGATCGCGGCGCTGCTGATCACCACCGAGACCGCGGTCGTCGAGGAGGTGTTGACGCACCCGGGTGCGATCGAGGCCCCCGGCTTCGGTGATCTCGCCGAGGGGATGGTGCGGCCCTCCAACATCTACTAG
- a CDS encoding acyl-CoA dehydrogenase, protein MATPMSRRDLEFLLYEWLDVEALTSRDRFAAHSRDTFDAVLELSADIAMKCFAPANKIGDANEPYIGDDGKVVLPDEVVAGLAEFRKAGLIAASFDEELGGMQLPTVIRQASAVWFQAANAAMSSYNFLTVGNANLLAEYATPEQRDTWVRPLVEGRFSGTMCLSEPQAGSSLADITTKAEPAGDGTYRITGTKMWISAGDHELTENIVHLVLAKAPGGGPGVKGISLFIVPKFLPDGTRNDVALVGLNHKMGNRATTNTLLNFGDGTFSDGSTPGAVDTQPARSAPGAVDTQPARSAPGAVGYLVGEEHRGLSYMFHMMNEARIGVGFLATALGYAGYQASLEYAKVRAQGRPVDLKDPSSKPVPIIEHADVRRMLLAQKSYVEGALGFELYCSVLVDQAATATDADEKARLELLLEVLTPIAKSWPSQWCLEANSLAIQVHGGYGYTREFDVEQYYRDNRLNPIHEGAHGIHGLDLLGRKVIMQGGAGLALLAETIGATVARARETPDAAGYAEVLQSTVDRLVKVTAHIWSSGDPKLALANATLYLEATGHIVIAWMWLEQLLAADGRTGDFYDGKRAAAQYFFRYELPKTGPQLDLLTALDRTTLDVEPSWF, encoded by the coding sequence ATGGCCACACCCATGTCCCGGCGGGATCTCGAGTTCCTGCTGTACGAATGGCTCGATGTCGAGGCACTGACCTCACGAGACCGCTTCGCCGCGCATTCGCGCGACACCTTCGACGCCGTGCTCGAACTCAGCGCCGACATCGCGATGAAGTGCTTCGCCCCGGCCAACAAGATCGGCGACGCGAACGAGCCGTACATCGGCGACGACGGCAAGGTCGTCCTCCCCGACGAGGTGGTGGCGGGACTGGCCGAGTTCCGCAAGGCCGGTCTCATCGCCGCATCCTTCGACGAGGAGCTCGGCGGCATGCAGTTGCCGACCGTCATCCGGCAGGCGTCGGCGGTGTGGTTCCAGGCCGCGAACGCGGCCATGTCGTCGTACAACTTCCTCACCGTCGGGAACGCGAACCTGCTGGCCGAGTACGCAACCCCCGAACAGCGCGACACCTGGGTCCGCCCCTTGGTCGAGGGCCGCTTCTCCGGCACGATGTGCCTGTCCGAGCCGCAGGCGGGTTCGTCGCTCGCCGACATCACCACCAAGGCCGAACCGGCGGGCGACGGCACCTACCGGATCACCGGGACCAAGATGTGGATCTCGGCCGGCGACCACGAACTGACCGAGAACATCGTGCATCTCGTGCTCGCCAAGGCACCCGGCGGCGGCCCCGGGGTCAAGGGGATCTCGCTGTTCATCGTGCCGAAGTTCCTGCCCGACGGCACCCGCAACGACGTCGCCCTGGTCGGCCTCAACCACAAGATGGGCAACCGCGCGACCACCAACACGCTGCTCAACTTCGGCGACGGCACCTTCTCCGACGGCTCGACGCCGGGCGCTGTGGACACTCAGCCCGCTCGCTCCGCTCCCGGCGCTGTGGACACTCAGCCCGCTCGCTCCGCTCCCGGCGCTGTGGGCTACTTGGTCGGCGAGGAGCACCGCGGCCTGTCCTACATGTTCCACATGATGAACGAGGCGCGGATCGGCGTCGGGTTCCTCGCCACCGCACTGGGTTACGCCGGCTATCAGGCCTCGCTGGAGTACGCGAAGGTGCGCGCCCAAGGCCGTCCGGTCGACCTGAAGGACCCGTCGTCCAAGCCGGTGCCGATCATCGAACACGCCGACGTCCGCCGCATGCTGCTGGCCCAGAAGTCCTACGTGGAAGGCGCACTCGGCTTCGAGTTGTACTGCAGCGTCCTCGTCGACCAGGCCGCCACCGCGACGGATGCCGACGAGAAGGCCCGGCTCGAGCTGCTGCTCGAGGTCCTGACCCCGATCGCGAAGAGCTGGCCGTCGCAGTGGTGCCTGGAGGCCAACAGCCTCGCCATCCAGGTGCACGGCGGCTACGGTTACACCCGCGAGTTCGACGTCGAGCAGTACTACCGCGACAACCGCCTCAACCCCATCCACGAAGGGGCGCACGGCATCCACGGCCTCGACCTGCTGGGCCGCAAGGTGATCATGCAGGGCGGGGCCGGGTTGGCACTGCTGGCCGAGACCATCGGCGCGACCGTCGCACGCGCACGCGAGACACCCGATGCCGCCGGGTATGCCGAGGTGTTGCAGTCGACCGTGGACCGGCTGGTCAAGGTGACCGCGCACATCTGGTCGTCGGGCGATCCCAAGCTCGCGCTGGCCAACGCGACTCTCTATCTCGAGGCGACCGGTCACATCGTCATCGCCTGGATGTGGCTCGAGCAGCTCCTCGCGGCGGACGGCCGGACCGGCGACTTCTATGACGGCAAACGCGCTGCGGCGCAGTACTTCTTCCGGTATGAACTACCGAAAACCGGTCCGCAGCTCGACCTCCTGACCGCTCTGGACCGCACCACCCTCGACGTCGAACCGTCCTGGTTCTGA
- a CDS encoding sigma-54-dependent Fis family transcriptional regulator — MAVQVKHQPAAQARVPITHVARAREKFLSDDDLGDDRLDGAVRDAISTSWRRSRSFKVQADRLELPFVREPNTDSPLMSAARPVLDQLAADLSSEPVGIILTSPDGVVLSRAAGSGELLGQLDAVSLAPGYSYSEEHAGTNGIGTALETRQATLVTGAEHYAGCLNLLSCAGVPIRNPFSGGIVGALDLTGWVEEGGSLLLSLAKSATVQIEQQMLANASERESRLLSAYLATCRRAPQMMVLAIAADVVLMNRRLRQSIDPQDQVSMLEHAVDQTLDVAAGRRVNTLPSGRSVRLAPVAEFSDAEAGIAVFHVHLMDSATAAPPQRRPSKASVLPGIVGRSSSWRQACERIAHHVGAGQWIAVSGERGSGRSAVLRAAAGQYRRGTIRVFAAEDFQDTDTIDSFAAEIDTDGFAIILRDVDEFDDDMLFDVAEVLQGREHAGWLGITVSTSDATPTLGATLLPFFSHTIEVPPLRHRIEDLQVLVPTILRQLTRGRELDVAPDAMRQLSKYTWPGNVAELRQALRDVVTHHRSGTIAAQHLPPTYRAQSRHTLTRIEALERDAIVRSLEENGQNKVAAANALGISRATIYRKIKEFGIDV, encoded by the coding sequence GTGGCAGTTCAGGTGAAGCATCAGCCAGCAGCCCAGGCTCGCGTTCCCATCACGCACGTGGCGCGGGCGCGCGAGAAGTTCCTGAGTGACGACGATCTCGGCGACGACCGGCTCGATGGCGCCGTCCGCGACGCGATCTCCACGTCGTGGCGTCGTTCGCGGTCGTTCAAGGTCCAGGCCGACCGGCTGGAGCTGCCGTTCGTACGCGAGCCGAACACCGACAGTCCCCTGATGAGTGCCGCCCGGCCCGTTCTCGATCAGCTCGCCGCCGACCTGTCGTCCGAACCGGTGGGCATCATCCTCACCTCCCCGGACGGTGTGGTGCTCTCCCGCGCCGCCGGCAGCGGCGAACTCCTCGGCCAGCTCGACGCGGTATCGCTCGCGCCGGGTTACAGCTACAGCGAGGAGCACGCCGGCACCAACGGGATCGGAACCGCGCTCGAGACCCGTCAGGCCACCCTCGTCACGGGCGCCGAACACTATGCGGGCTGCCTCAATCTGCTCAGCTGCGCGGGCGTACCGATCCGGAATCCGTTCTCCGGCGGCATCGTCGGCGCGCTCGACCTCACGGGGTGGGTCGAGGAGGGCGGCTCCCTCCTGCTGTCCCTGGCCAAGTCGGCGACCGTGCAGATCGAACAGCAGATGCTCGCCAACGCCAGTGAACGCGAATCACGGCTTCTCTCCGCCTATCTCGCGACCTGCCGGCGCGCACCGCAGATGATGGTGCTCGCGATCGCCGCCGACGTCGTGCTGATGAACCGGCGTCTGCGGCAGAGCATCGACCCGCAGGATCAGGTGTCGATGCTCGAACACGCCGTCGACCAGACCCTCGATGTCGCCGCCGGGCGTCGGGTCAACACGCTGCCCAGCGGACGCTCGGTACGGCTCGCACCGGTCGCCGAGTTCTCCGACGCCGAGGCGGGGATCGCGGTTTTCCATGTGCACCTGATGGATTCGGCCACCGCCGCACCACCGCAACGCCGGCCGTCGAAGGCCTCGGTGCTGCCCGGGATCGTCGGGCGCAGCTCGTCGTGGCGGCAGGCGTGCGAGCGCATCGCCCACCACGTCGGGGCAGGTCAGTGGATCGCGGTGTCGGGCGAGCGGGGTTCCGGCCGCTCGGCGGTCCTGCGCGCGGCGGCAGGCCAGTACCGCCGCGGGACGATCCGCGTGTTCGCCGCCGAGGATTTCCAGGACACCGACACGATCGACAGCTTCGCCGCCGAGATCGACACGGACGGATTCGCGATCATCCTGCGCGACGTCGACGAGTTCGACGACGACATGCTCTTCGACGTCGCCGAGGTGCTGCAGGGACGTGAACATGCCGGCTGGCTCGGGATAACCGTCAGCACCAGCGATGCGACACCCACGCTGGGCGCGACGCTTCTACCGTTCTTCTCGCACACCATCGAGGTTCCACCGCTGCGCCACCGTATCGAGGATCTCCAGGTGCTGGTACCGACCATCCTCCGGCAGTTGACCCGGGGTCGGGAACTCGATGTCGCACCCGACGCCATGCGGCAGCTGAGCAAGTACACCTGGCCGGGGAACGTCGCCGAGCTTCGTCAGGCGTTGCGCGACGTGGTGACGCACCACCGGTCGGGAACGATCGCGGCACAGCATCTTCCGCCCACCTACCGCGCGCAGAGCCGGCACACCCTCACCCGCATCGAAGCACTGGAACGGGACGCCATCGTGCGGAGCCTGGAGGAGAACGGCCAGAACAAGGTCGCGGCAGCCAACGCGCTCGGCATCTCCCGCGCGACGATCTATCGCAAGATCAAGGAATTCGGCATCGACGTGTAG